The following are encoded in a window of Arthrobacter sp. OAP107 genomic DNA:
- a CDS encoding enolase C-terminal domain-like protein, whose translation MKITSIEAVPFTIPYHHPIVAASGVLNSAEHVLVRVHTDEGLVGIGEASSRSFVYGESQTSIVAAIQQWLEPALLGADPLAVEDLYEKTSWLIANNTTRGAIDVALHDLRGKVTGMPSWRLLGGVSTPIRVTRILTMGEAEEAADEARRAVAESGISSFKVKVGTGLRSDVARIAAVREAVGDQATIYVDANHGWRAEEAIRALTAMADYGLDLVEEPSPAEDMIGRQRLAQHVPVTVMADESAPTVADAARELTSGSARALSIKTTRTGFTESARLVAVAGALGARTLLGTQADSMVGTAASLAFGSAFRQVACEPGELDYFNVFTDHLVTDQLVVKEGVLIPSELPGIGVGIDEDKLRHYRIDNR comes from the coding sequence TTGAAGATCACATCCATCGAGGCCGTTCCATTCACGATCCCTTACCACCATCCGATTGTCGCTGCGTCAGGAGTCCTGAACAGCGCCGAACATGTCTTGGTGCGTGTCCACACTGACGAGGGCCTGGTCGGCATCGGTGAAGCCTCGTCCCGCTCCTTTGTCTACGGTGAGTCCCAGACGTCGATCGTGGCGGCCATCCAGCAGTGGCTGGAACCCGCACTGCTCGGTGCCGACCCGCTGGCCGTCGAGGATCTCTACGAGAAGACGTCGTGGCTTATCGCGAACAACACTACTCGGGGCGCCATTGACGTCGCCCTCCACGACTTGCGCGGAAAGGTGACGGGGATGCCCTCGTGGCGGCTCCTGGGCGGGGTAAGTACTCCTATCCGCGTGACCCGGATCCTGACCATGGGGGAAGCAGAGGAGGCGGCAGACGAGGCCCGGCGGGCCGTGGCCGAGAGCGGAATCAGCTCTTTCAAGGTGAAAGTCGGCACCGGCTTGCGCAGCGATGTCGCCCGCATTGCAGCAGTCCGTGAGGCGGTCGGAGACCAAGCTACGATCTACGTTGACGCCAACCATGGCTGGCGCGCCGAAGAAGCGATCCGAGCCCTGACTGCCATGGCCGACTACGGCCTGGACCTCGTAGAAGAGCCGAGCCCGGCCGAGGACATGATCGGACGACAACGCCTGGCACAGCACGTCCCCGTCACGGTCATGGCCGACGAGAGTGCACCCACCGTCGCTGACGCCGCACGGGAGCTAACCTCTGGCTCGGCACGGGCGCTTAGCATCAAGACCACCCGAACAGGGTTTACAGAGTCCGCCCGGCTGGTGGCTGTGGCTGGCGCGCTAGGTGCTCGAACGCTGCTAGGCACCCAGGCCGACAGCATGGTCGGGACAGCAGCCTCGCTCGCGTTCGGATCCGCGTTTCGGCAAGTGGCCTGCGAACCCGGGGAACTCGATTACTTCAACGTTTTCACGGACCACCTTGTAACTGACCAGCTCGTGGTCAAGGAGGGCGTTCTTATTCCATCGGAGCTCCCCGGAATTGGAGTCGGAATCGATGAAGATAAGCTCAGGCACTACCGGATCGACAACCGGTAA
- a CDS encoding nuclear transport factor 2 family protein, with the protein MVAARIDAEAVVVQRLEDQRYSAVLAGDVDTFERLCHPELIYTHSGGNRDSLTAYTDKLRTGAVRYHRIDHRSENITIIGNTALVSVQMNADLTVNGTSMTMHNSALAVWVREEGSWKFVAYQATPQLHV; encoded by the coding sequence ATGGTTGCCGCAAGGATCGACGCAGAGGCCGTCGTCGTTCAAAGGCTCGAGGACCAACGCTACAGTGCGGTCCTTGCAGGCGACGTCGACACCTTCGAAAGACTATGCCACCCGGAGCTCATATATACGCATTCGGGAGGCAACAGGGATTCCCTGACAGCCTATACGGACAAGCTGCGGACGGGCGCCGTCCGGTACCACCGAATAGACCACAGAAGCGAAAACATCACAATCATTGGGAACACAGCGCTAGTCAGTGTCCAAATGAACGCTGACTTAACCGTCAACGGCACTTCCATGACAATGCATAACAGTGCCCTGGCCGTGTGGGTGCGCGAAGAGGGTTCCTGGAAGTTCGTGGCCTACCAGGCCACACCCCAGCTGCACGTTTGA
- a CDS encoding GntR family transcriptional regulator, giving the protein MTSRSQRSNARPQLSEKATAHIRGLIMSGELRPGTLVRPETIGEELGISTTPAREALQALRVEGFLQLVPRRGFVVGPLTGEDIRDLFQVQALIGGELAARAAANATERDVAELEALHHELIAAAARNDHERLEEKNHAFHREINLLADSRKIIWLLGLVTRYVPRQFYSSIPGWPRATMDDHAELLKGMKAKDPAATRVAMHQHIVHSGELLAAHFDARVAAAEADNEPTYTAQTNAGGGLASA; this is encoded by the coding sequence ATGACCAGCCGAAGTCAACGCAGCAACGCACGCCCGCAACTGAGCGAGAAAGCGACGGCCCATATCCGGGGTCTCATTATGTCCGGTGAACTAAGGCCCGGGACACTAGTTCGTCCCGAGACCATTGGCGAGGAACTGGGCATCTCCACGACGCCGGCACGCGAGGCCCTGCAAGCTTTGCGCGTGGAGGGCTTTCTCCAACTGGTGCCGCGGCGCGGATTCGTCGTGGGTCCGCTCACGGGCGAAGACATACGGGACCTTTTCCAGGTCCAGGCCCTCATCGGCGGCGAGCTCGCCGCCCGCGCGGCCGCCAATGCGACCGAACGAGACGTGGCTGAGCTCGAGGCACTGCACCACGAGCTGATTGCCGCTGCCGCCCGGAACGATCATGAACGGCTGGAAGAGAAGAACCATGCCTTCCACCGCGAGATAAACCTGCTCGCCGATTCTCGCAAAATTATCTGGTTGCTGGGCCTGGTTACTCGGTACGTCCCGAGGCAGTTCTACTCATCCATTCCGGGCTGGCCGCGGGCAACCATGGACGACCACGCCGAACTGCTCAAGGGCATGAAGGCGAAAGACCCGGCGGCAACGCGGGTGGCTATGCACCAGCACATCGTCCATTCGGGTGAACTGCTGGCCGCCCACTTCGATGCGCGCGTCGCGGCAGCCGAAGCGGACAACGAGCCGACGTATACCGCGCAGACGAACGCCGGCGGAGGGCTGGCTTCGGCCTAA
- a CDS encoding acyl-CoA dehydrogenase family protein gives MPTLPADLEQLREKTRLLCAAFPDEYWRETDRNRRYPQEFVDTLTEAGLLSALIPTEYGGLGLGLTEASVIMEEINKSGGHSAACHAQMYTMGALLRHGSDAQKQEYLPQIAAGALRLQAFSITEDKAGSDTTSIETAAVRDGDDFIITGHKSWTSRIDESDLAFVLARTSAKPEGKGTDKTHGLTLFLVDLRQVRAEEPDTLKVVKVRTMFNYATNQIFYQGMRVPASAVIGEVGNGFRYVIDGWNAERILLASEAIGDGYWFTQRGVQYANTREVFGRKIGANQGVQFPITDAYMKVRAADMMRYEAARLFDAGEPCGAEANMAKHLASEASWAAANACLDAHGGYGFVDEYDVERKFRETRMFQVAPVNNNMIKSFVATKVLGLPRSY, from the coding sequence ATGCCCACTCTGCCCGCCGACCTCGAACAACTGCGCGAGAAGACGCGCCTCCTGTGCGCGGCATTTCCCGACGAGTATTGGCGAGAGACGGACCGCAACCGCCGCTATCCACAGGAATTCGTGGACACCCTGACCGAAGCGGGCCTGCTCTCGGCGCTGATCCCCACCGAGTACGGCGGCCTCGGCCTCGGCCTGACCGAGGCCAGCGTCATCATGGAGGAGATAAATAAGTCCGGCGGCCATTCAGCGGCCTGCCACGCGCAGATGTACACGATGGGTGCCCTGCTGCGCCACGGCAGCGATGCCCAGAAGCAGGAGTACCTGCCCCAAATCGCCGCGGGCGCGCTGCGGCTGCAGGCCTTCTCCATCACCGAGGACAAGGCCGGCTCGGACACTACCAGCATCGAAACCGCGGCTGTGCGCGACGGCGACGACTTCATCATCACTGGGCACAAGAGCTGGACCAGTCGGATCGACGAATCCGATCTCGCTTTCGTCCTGGCCCGGACGTCCGCGAAGCCGGAAGGCAAGGGCACTGACAAGACCCACGGCCTGACTCTGTTCCTGGTGGATTTGCGCCAGGTCCGGGCGGAGGAGCCGGACACGCTCAAGGTGGTCAAGGTCCGCACCATGTTTAACTATGCGACCAACCAGATCTTCTACCAGGGCATGCGCGTCCCCGCGTCGGCCGTAATTGGAGAGGTCGGAAACGGCTTTCGCTACGTCATTGATGGCTGGAATGCGGAACGGATTCTGCTGGCCTCGGAGGCTATCGGTGATGGCTACTGGTTCACACAGCGCGGCGTACAGTATGCCAACACTCGCGAGGTGTTCGGCAGAAAGATCGGCGCCAACCAGGGGGTTCAGTTTCCTATCACCGACGCCTACATGAAGGTCCGGGCCGCGGACATGATGAGGTACGAAGCAGCACGCCTTTTTGACGCCGGAGAGCCCTGTGGCGCGGAGGCAAACATGGCCAAGCACTTGGCATCGGAGGCGAGTTGGGCGGCAGCCAATGCGTGCCTTGACGCCCATGGCGGCTACGGCTTCGTAGACGAGTACGACGTCGAACGAAAGTTCCGCGAGACGCGCATGTTCCAGGTGGCGCCAGTGAACAACAACATGATTAAAAGCTTTGTTGCCACCAAGGTGCTGGGATTGCCCCGCTCCTACTAA
- a CDS encoding MaoC family dehydratase — protein MTEEAPQTTAGENREVPGWTGRLFEDFSPGDIYYHPFGKTVTEADNQNFTLMTQNVAKTHVDRNFAKATEFGLPLVNSTFTLALVTGQSTIDLSMNVFANMGWDEVRMPNPVYEGDTIYSRSKVLATRESKSRPNLGLVTVATEGFNQDSKIVISYRRTFMVYRQGHLPGVESARPDESSLPLIGDAQ, from the coding sequence ATGACGGAAGAAGCACCCCAAACGACGGCGGGGGAAAACCGTGAGGTACCGGGATGGACGGGCCGCTTGTTCGAGGACTTCTCGCCCGGGGACATCTACTACCACCCGTTCGGGAAGACGGTCACCGAGGCCGACAATCAGAACTTCACCCTGATGACGCAGAACGTGGCAAAGACCCACGTGGACCGGAATTTCGCCAAAGCCACTGAGTTCGGCCTGCCGCTAGTCAACTCCACGTTCACGCTCGCGCTGGTCACAGGCCAATCGACCATCGATCTGTCCATGAACGTCTTCGCCAACATGGGCTGGGACGAGGTCCGCATGCCCAACCCCGTCTATGAAGGCGACACGATCTATTCACGCTCCAAGGTCCTCGCCACCCGGGAATCGAAGTCCCGCCCGAACCTCGGTCTGGTGACCGTGGCCACCGAAGGCTTCAACCAGGACAGCAAGATCGTCATCAGCTACCGCCGCACCTTCATGGTGTACAGGCAGGGCCATCTGCCCGGCGTCGAATCTGCTCGCCCCGACGAGTCCAGCCTGCCTCTAATCGGGGACGCCCAGTGA
- a CDS encoding CoA ester lyase, protein MDSTDTVAAAVTALFVPGDRPERFAKAGAAGAGVVIVDLEDAVAPAAKASALAAVLAALAPGEDGRRVSALVRVNPMGSDHYDGEITALLAAAGAPGTGLLGIMVPKAEDAGALGQLRAQVPQRLALVPLIESAAGVVNAVELARVPGVTRLAFGAIDFALDINANGGDRFLDHARAQLVLASRVAGIAAPLDSPSTEIADSGKVAESATLARNFGFGGKLCIHPAQVAVVRGAFAPTKTELLWARSVIGAEGGAAQVDGQMIDRPVTERAKRILQRAETQQ, encoded by the coding sequence ATGGACAGCACGGACACCGTAGCGGCGGCGGTCACTGCACTATTCGTTCCGGGTGACCGTCCGGAGCGGTTCGCGAAGGCGGGCGCCGCGGGCGCCGGTGTCGTGATCGTCGATCTGGAAGACGCCGTCGCACCGGCCGCCAAGGCCAGCGCGCTAGCCGCTGTGCTAGCCGCACTCGCCCCAGGTGAAGACGGCAGGCGTGTGAGCGCGTTGGTGCGTGTGAACCCGATGGGTTCGGACCATTACGACGGCGAGATCACCGCACTGCTCGCGGCAGCCGGGGCGCCTGGTACCGGCCTGCTCGGCATCATGGTGCCGAAAGCGGAAGACGCCGGCGCCCTGGGGCAGTTGCGCGCGCAAGTGCCCCAGCGTCTGGCCTTGGTTCCGCTGATTGAATCGGCAGCCGGTGTGGTGAATGCTGTGGAGCTCGCGAGGGTGCCTGGGGTGACACGGCTGGCCTTCGGCGCTATCGACTTCGCGCTGGACATCAATGCCAACGGCGGGGACCGGTTCCTGGACCATGCCCGGGCGCAGCTGGTCCTGGCCTCCCGGGTCGCTGGAATCGCGGCCCCGCTGGACTCGCCATCCACCGAGATCGCTGACAGTGGCAAGGTAGCCGAATCCGCCACGCTCGCCCGAAACTTCGGCTTCGGTGGGAAGCTGTGCATCCATCCGGCCCAGGTGGCCGTCGTGCGCGGAGCGTTCGCACCGACAAAAACAGAACTTCTGTGGGCGCGTTCGGTGATTGGCGCCGAAGGGGGCGCCGCGCAGGTGGACGGACAGATGATCGACCGCCCGGTAACGGAGCGGGCCAAACGCATCCTGCAACGGGCAGAAACGCAGCAATAA